One window from the genome of Paraneptunicella aestuarii encodes:
- a CDS encoding ABC transporter permease, with the protein MWMNLAWRLFKHEARRGELTIILLAIVLSVAAVLSLSLFSERLQSALNDRSAQFIGGDALLKSSHVIDESWLQQAKQQGLETAYQANLTSMAFAKDNMSLIDVRATDSFYPLKGEVKIAEKPFAPGVITHDLPDIGEAWVESQLFKTLNIDLGDELEIGDLVVRVTKVLVEVPDGGFSVFAINPKVLIRVEDLAKAHITGPGSRVVHKYYFAGSSDSISAYSEWLEPKLIYDLNDWQSIEDDESGMGESVAKAEQFFLLASLLAIVLASVAIAVAAQRYSHRHYDPVAIMKTLGASKQLVQRVYLLQVFFVTMLGIVIGSVLGFIAQQIVVWAIADQIPVAAQSWYWGPVGIAVFTGFVCAILFSVYPLLKLFSVPPLRVLRKDLGARLSSRFLQFIAAAVGILLLMWVYSGNLEMSLILFVSGVVLVIALMLVTFALIWVGRRLGQGRMGAWQLAWARIQRRAMDNSVQLISFAITIMLLLMVLVMRNDMVQQWRAQLPEGTPNYFMININQEQVPEMEQRFSAQGLKIEEFYPVVRGRFVSVNGERVRTSVAKNEEDEQAQRDGLGREANLTWSTRLQHENEIIEGEWLTEWQEGQPLPVSVEKDASERMKIKLGDVLGFNIGSEVVEVTVTSIRQVNWQTMQPNFFFVMHPKTMENFKPTYITSFNIPKEKKSLVPELMAPFGTVSLIDVDARIDQLREIIDQVSMAIEFILVLVLVAGSLVLVAQVQASMDERQQELAILRTLGAKGSLIRASVVFEFIILGVVAGLMAAMANEISLYFLQSGLFQMAPMIHFEYWILAPLAGAGVVGLLGALSCWRLLSLNTTTLLRQMV; encoded by the coding sequence ATGTGGATGAATCTGGCTTGGCGTCTTTTCAAACACGAAGCACGCCGTGGTGAACTCACTATTATTTTGTTAGCTATCGTCTTGTCTGTGGCGGCGGTTTTGTCCTTGTCGCTATTTAGTGAGCGATTGCAGTCTGCGCTGAACGACCGTTCTGCCCAGTTTATTGGCGGTGATGCATTGCTTAAATCATCCCATGTCATCGACGAAAGCTGGTTACAACAAGCCAAACAACAGGGCTTGGAAACGGCGTATCAAGCGAATCTCACTTCCATGGCCTTTGCTAAAGATAATATGTCGTTGATTGACGTTAGAGCTACAGACAGTTTTTATCCGTTGAAAGGTGAAGTTAAAATTGCGGAGAAGCCTTTCGCGCCGGGTGTTATTACTCATGACTTACCTGACATTGGTGAAGCCTGGGTTGAATCTCAGCTATTTAAAACCCTGAATATTGATTTAGGCGACGAGTTGGAAATTGGCGATTTAGTGGTGCGTGTCACTAAAGTGTTGGTGGAAGTGCCTGACGGTGGTTTTAGTGTATTTGCTATTAATCCCAAGGTGCTGATTCGAGTTGAGGATTTAGCAAAAGCTCATATTACCGGGCCAGGGAGCCGAGTGGTGCACAAATACTATTTCGCGGGTTCTTCCGATTCGATTAGTGCTTACTCTGAGTGGTTAGAGCCTAAGTTGATTTACGACTTGAATGATTGGCAATCCATTGAAGATGACGAGTCGGGTATGGGCGAATCGGTCGCCAAAGCTGAGCAGTTCTTTTTACTTGCCAGTTTGCTTGCCATTGTTCTGGCTTCTGTTGCCATTGCTGTTGCCGCGCAACGGTACAGCCATCGTCATTATGACCCTGTTGCTATCATGAAAACGCTGGGGGCAAGTAAACAGCTTGTTCAGCGTGTTTATCTGCTGCAAGTTTTCTTTGTGACAATGTTGGGCATTGTTATTGGTAGTGTTTTGGGCTTTATCGCTCAACAAATCGTGGTGTGGGCAATTGCTGATCAAATTCCGGTTGCTGCTCAATCATGGTACTGGGGGCCTGTGGGAATTGCGGTATTTACCGGGTTTGTCTGCGCTATTTTGTTTTCTGTTTATCCGCTTCTAAAGCTCTTTTCTGTGCCGCCATTGCGTGTTCTGCGCAAAGATTTAGGAGCTCGATTAAGCTCTCGTTTTTTACAATTTATTGCTGCCGCTGTAGGCATCTTACTTCTGATGTGGGTGTACAGTGGCAATCTGGAAATGAGCTTGATTTTGTTCGTTTCTGGAGTTGTTCTGGTTATTGCCTTGATGCTGGTAACGTTTGCGTTAATTTGGGTTGGACGCCGTTTGGGGCAGGGCAGAATGGGGGCATGGCAGTTAGCTTGGGCTCGTATTCAACGCCGAGCTATGGATAACAGTGTGCAGCTGATCAGCTTTGCTATCACTATTATGTTGTTGCTGATGGTGTTGGTGATGCGCAACGATATGGTGCAGCAATGGCGTGCGCAGCTTCCTGAAGGCACGCCTAATTACTTTATGATCAATATTAATCAGGAGCAGGTGCCTGAAATGGAGCAACGTTTCTCCGCACAGGGACTGAAGATCGAGGAGTTTTATCCGGTTGTTCGAGGGCGTTTTGTTTCGGTCAATGGTGAGCGTGTGCGTACCTCTGTAGCGAAGAATGAGGAAGATGAGCAGGCGCAGCGTGATGGTTTGGGCAGAGAAGCTAACCTGACCTGGAGTACCCGATTACAACACGAGAATGAGATTATTGAAGGCGAATGGTTAACTGAGTGGCAAGAAGGACAGCCATTGCCTGTTTCTGTTGAGAAAGATGCCTCTGAGCGCATGAAGATAAAGCTGGGTGATGTGCTTGGCTTCAATATTGGCAGCGAAGTCGTGGAGGTTACTGTTACCAGTATTCGTCAGGTGAATTGGCAAACCATGCAGCCGAATTTCTTTTTCGTTATGCATCCTAAAACGATGGAAAATTTTAAGCCTACTTACATCACCAGCTTTAATATTCCCAAAGAGAAAAAGTCGTTGGTGCCTGAGTTAATGGCGCCATTTGGCACGGTTTCTTTGATAGATGTCGATGCGCGAATTGATCAATTAAGAGAAATTATTGATCAGGTTTCAATGGCGATTGAGTTTATTTTGGTACTGGTGTTGGTGGCTGGCTCTTTGGTGTTGGTAGCACAAGTTCAGGCCAGTATGGATGAACGGCAACAGGAATTAGCGATATTGCGCACATTAGGAGCGAAAGGCTCATTGATTCGTGCCAGTGTGGTGTTTGAGTTTATTATCCTTGGTGTGGTAGCCGGGCTTATGGCAGCAATGGCAAATGAAATCAGTTTGTACTTCTTACAAAGCGGTTTGTTCCAGATGGCACCCATGATTCATTTTGAATACTGGATCCTGGCTCCTTTGGCTGGTGCGGGTGTTGTGGGTTTATTGGGGGCATTGAGCTGTTGGCGTTTATTGTCTTTGAACACTACTACCTTGTTAAGGCAAATGGTCTAG